The following proteins are co-located in the Sardina pilchardus chromosome 24, fSarPil1.1, whole genome shotgun sequence genome:
- the gsdmea gene encoding gasdermin-E → MFAKVTRHLVSETDPDGSLLAVTRLTDSDKLRPLGVVLKSPKKWPWQRPKYRPTDFTLTQITQGRKTLRPVLKKSDFLEYESTRTGTMGGSLSAEVGGLRVNAEGQGSSKLHSSLGKLHKEVVNVDKLMNDSKDRLVDMQHPLVQQSVSKGKVISVLKERIFTSESCSVRYHGLGAGSCGALLAILKTVPLKCGGLKVSVNEDSTMQMDSEISMEIPSRTVLAYSVTELRIKRNGQYELCLQADVKGGFDGDVGKTEDGSGLCEVDGPLEEMKEFLSLQDTFVELANLKEDLGILSDLDAVTRSSLFSLLGPSILDKDFLSVLEDWLDARCSGEVADISECQDQRVQAILNLLWPAAGQDTAHHHRVSSHNGKHATLPNQETGSSSSLTNQSSTAAEKQVDGPLVGHALHLLVSALLELTIDCLDLMKSCCSAGLLPSISQLMDALMKSHQSCPLDAVPPLLQRDEALRRVEALFLSARLQLHRQADELLVELKEAPGFRPLTLCIALHGLASLMSE, encoded by the exons ATGTTTGCCAAGGTAACGCGTCACCTGGTGAGTGAGACGGACCCCGATGGCTCTCTGCTGGCCGTCACCCGTCTCACAGACTCGGACAAGCTGCGGCCGCTGGGTGTGGTGTTGAAAAGTCCAAAGAAATGGCCATGGCAACGGCCCAAGTACAGACCCACCGACTTCACcctcacacaaatcacacaaggGAGAAAAACTCTTCGGCCAG TGTTGAAAAAGTCAGACTTCTTGGAGTACGAGAGCACGCGCACTGGGACCATGGGCGGCTCTCTGAGTGCTGAAGTTGGAGGGCTCCGTGTTAACGCAGAGGGACAGGGATCTTCAAAGCTTCACTCCTCACTTGGAAAACTCCACAAAGAGGTGGTTAATGTCGACAAACTAATGAATGACTCCAAAGACAG GTTGGTGGACATGCAACATCCTCTAGTGCAGCAGTCAGTGAGTAAGGGGAAGGTGATAAGTGTCCTGAAGGAGCGCATCTTCACCTCTGAATCCTGCTCTGTCAG GTACCATGGACTTGGAGCTGGTAGCTGTGGAGCCCTGTTGGCTATACTGAAGACTGTCCCCCTGAAG tgtgggGGTTTGAAGGTGAGTGTGAATGAGGATTCCACTATGCAGATGGACAGTGAGATTTCAATGGAGATCCCTTCACGCACAGTCCTAGCCTACAGTGTCACTGAGCTCAGAATCAAGAGGAACGGCCAATATG AGCTTTGTTTACAGGCTGATGTTAAGGGCGGGTTTGATGGGGATGTTGGGAAGACCGAGGATGGCAGTGGTCTTTGTGAGGTGGATGGGCCCCTGGAGGAGATGAAAGAGTTTCTAAGCCTACAGgacacat TTGTAGAGCTGGCAAATCTAAAAGAAGACCTGGGCATACTCTCTGATCTGGACGCTGTGACTcgctcctccctcttctccctgttGGGTCCCTCGATCCTGGACAAAGACTTCCTGAGTGTCCTGGAGGATTGG TTAGATGCCAGGTGTTCAGGTGAGGTTGCTGACATATCTGAGTGTCAGGACCAAAGAGTCCAGGCCATCCTGAACCTGCTGTGGCCTGCGGCCGGTCAGGATACAGCTCATCATCATCGAGTCTCAAGTCACAATGGCAAACATGCAACTCTACCAAACCAAGAGACTGGATCCAGCTCCTCCTTAACCAATCAGTCCTCGACAGCTGCAGAGAAACAAGTTGATGGGCCGCTTGTAGGCCATGCACTACACTTGCTGGTCAGCGCTTTACTGG AGCTGACTATTGACTGCTTGGATCTGATGAAGTCTTGCTGCTCTGCAGGTTTGCTGCCATCTATCAGCCAACTA ATGGATGCTCTGATGAAGTCTCATCAGTCCTGCCCTTTGGACGCCGTGCCCCCGCTCCTGCAGCGTGACGAGGCTCTCCGCAGGGTGGAGGCCCTCTTCCTCTCCGCCCGTCTCCAGCTGCACAGACAGGCGGAtgagctgctggtggagctgaaGGAGGCTCCCGGGTTCAGGCCCCTCACCCTGTGCATTGCTCTCCATGGCCTGGCCAGTCTGATGTctgagtag
- the osbpl3a gene encoding oxysterol-binding protein-related protein 3a, which translates to MSSLEHSVSRSSKKMAQTGQSSHSDDSDSSRPNSRQDSWEVVEGLRGILGNAQVPEPQEGFLLKKRKWPMKGWHKRYFILDKGILKYGKTGADLQKGKYRGCIDVGLSVMSIKKKTMCIDLDNEDSIYHLKVKSRDQFDDWVSKLRHHRVFRQNEIAMDPSERHLPCEPCGSMRTSVLTKQASVQVMSGWLQSNDDLDRCCQDLTDCESCLLELNLLLKNMEVLQHAYSAPAINTLPGDGSKKEKRGHRKWRSKTSTKDSNSSLQVPSPTRLHVSNPNLSASEPCYPETFLQTPDSPTNAARLQEDFCRLASTIHSTLLSAFKTLSEEKKQIKLVLEQQSTEVDGRSPPTHQRSTESRGSLSDSLSEFFDAREYLLSSSSTDNEVSDDDSFLSDASDSVSVDYYNSETSSERDVSAMPCVMRRTHLPCRQSDSGVSLWNILRNNIGKDLSKVSMPVQLNEPVNTLQRLCEEMEYTQLLDSAAHTNDPHLRMAYVAVFAISAYASTFHRAGGKPFNPVLGETYECDRPDKGFKFISEQVSHHPPVSACHCESKNFTVWQDVRWKNKFWGKSMEIVPMGTTHVVLPGFGDHYEWNKVTSCIHNILSGQRWIEHYGEMSIKNTVTSNNASSCKVTFIKGRGGTGNVNNVEGVVSDADGHAVHSFFGKWNEAVYLGDPSSATCIWRANLMPEEYEQYYGLTQFAVELNELDEKERPLLPPTDTRFRPDQRLLEEGEVSGAEEQKERIEGLQRDRRRVLQENNISHQPKFFKRSEDDLWVSNGTYWEQRKDPGFKQLDFPVLW; encoded by the exons ATGAGCTCTTTGGAACACAGTGTTTCGCGCTCCTCAAAGAAGATGGCACAGACAGGACAGTCATCACACAGTGATGACAGTGACTCATCCCGGCCCAACAGCAGACAG GATAGCTGGGAGGTTGTGGAAGGTTTGCGTGGAATACTGGGTAACGCACAGGTACCGGAGCCCCAGGAGGGCTTCCTGTTGAAGAAACGGAAATGGCCAATGAAAGGCTGGCACAAG AGGTACTTTATTTTGGATAAGGGTATCCTGAAATATGGAAAGACTGGAGCTGAT TTGCAAAAGGGAAAATACAGGGGCTGTATAGATGTTGGACTGTCGGTAATGTCAATCAAGAAAAAGACTATGTGTATAGACCTTGACAACGAGGACAGCATTTATCATTTGAAG GTGAAGTCTCGGGATCAGTTTGATGACTGGGTGTCCAAACTGCGGCACCATCGCGTGTTTCGTCAGAATGAGATTGCCATGGATCCCAGTGAGAGACATTTGCCGTGTGAACCTTGTGGCAGCATGAGG ACTTCCGTTCTTACCAAACAGGCCTCCGTTCAGGTAATGTCAGGCTGGCTTCAGAGTAATGATGACCTTGACCGATGTTGCCAAG ATCTCACTGATTGTGAATCATGTCTGCTGGAGTTGAATTTATTGTTGAAGAACATGGAGGTCCTGCAGCATGCTTACTCGGCACCTGCCATCAACACACtcccg GGTGACGGCTCAAAGAAAGAGAAGCGAGGGCATAGGAAGTGGCGCTCAAAGACCTCCACTAAAGACAGCAACAGCTCATTACAA GTTCCCAGTCCCACCCGTCTTCATGTTTCCAACCCAAACCTGTCAGCCAGTGAGCCTTGCTATCCCGAGACCTTCCTGCAAACTCCTGACTCGCCCACCAATGCTGCCCGACTACAGGAGGACTTCTGCAGGCTTGCCAGTACCA tccatTCCACACTCCTATCAGCCTTCAAAACActatctgaagaaaaaaaacaaatcaaactgGTTCTGGAGCAGCAAAGCACTGAG GTCGATGGGCGAAGTCCACCGACGCACCAGCGTTCTACTGAAAGTCGAGGATCCCTCTCCGATTCCCTGTCCGAGTTCTTTGATGCGCGCGAGTACctgctctcctccagctccactgACAATGAG gtGTCAGACGATGACTCGTTCCTAAGTGACGCCAGTGACAGTGTCTCCGTGGATTACTACAACAGTGAGACCAGCAGCGAGCGAGACGTCTCCg CGATGCCGTGTGTCATGCGGCGGACGCACCTGCCCTGTCGCCAGTCGGACAGTGGCGTGAGCCTCTGGAACATTCTGCGCAACAACATCGGGAAGGACCTCAGCAAGGTGTCCATGCCCGTCCAGCTGAACGAGCCCGTCAACACGCTGCAGCGTCTGTGCGAGGAGATGGAGTACACGCAGCTACTGGACTCGGCCGCCCACACCAACGATCCGCATCTGCGCATG gcTTATGTAGCTGTTTTTGCCATATCAGCGTATGCCTCCACATTCCACCGTGCTGGAGGGAAACCCTTTAACCCTGTACTGGGAGAGACGTACGAGTGTGACCGACCCGATAAGGGCTTCAAATTCATATCAGAACAG GTTAGTCATCATCCTCCGGTTTCTGCATGCCACTGTGAGTCCAAAAACTTCACTGTGTGGCAGG aTGTTCGCTGGAAGAATAAATTCTGGGGGAAGTCCATGGAGATCGTTCCCATGGGAACCACTCATGTGGTGTTGCCAGG GTTTGGCGATCACTATGAGTGGAATAAGGTCACTTCCTGCATCCATAACATCCTGAGTGGACAGCGCTGGATTGAGCACTACGGAGAGATGTCCATTAAGAATACTGTTACCAGCAACAACGCCAGCAGCTGCAAGGTCACCTTCATCAAG gGCCGAGGTGGAACCGGCAACGTCAATAACGTGGAAGGCGTGGTCAGCGACGCAGACGGACACGCCGTCCACTCCTTTTTCGGCAAGTGGAACGAGGCGGTGTACTTGGGAGACCCGTCTTCTGCCACGTGCATTTGGAGAGCGA acctGATGCCTGAAGAGTATGAGCAGTACTATGGCTTAACTCAGTTTGCAGTTGAGCTCAATGAGCTGGATGAAAAAGAGAGGCCTCTGCTGCCTCCAACTGACACACGCTTCCGACCGGAccagag GCTCCTGGAGGAGGGCGAGGTGTCGGGTGCGGAGGAGCAGAAGGAGCGGATAGAGGGACTACAGCGAGACAGGAGGAGGGTGTTGCAGGAGAACAACATCAGCCACCAGCCCAAATTCTTCaa GCGTTCTGAAGACGACCTCTGGGTCAGTAACGGGACCTACTGGGAGCAGAGGAAGGACCCGGGATTCAAACAGCTGGACTTCCCAGTGCTCTGGTGA
- the npvf gene encoding pro-FMRFamide-related neuropeptide VF, with amino-acid sequence MPNSASEDSQRISRKSHYIQRYHEKPRSLNIEDFPLTEPPTSPRAQSPVILKLHPAAVKPSHLRANLPLRFGRTSEVLQPKDQQAQSKFSLNLPQRFGRSEVCSTCKRSGTPPSATLPQRFGRRNLIDTIRWLPIRTLFILESKSSEDKIRTSFDDSSEWAENTVEKRDRTFMDF; translated from the exons ATGCCAAACAGTGCCAGTGAAGACAGCCAACGCATCAGCCGCAAGAGCCATTACATTCAG cgtTATCATGAAAAGCCCCGTAGCCTCAACATTGAGGATTTCCCACTAACAGAGCCGCCTACGAGTCCACGTGCCCAATCGCCGGTTATTTTGAAGCTTCACCCCGCTGCAGTGAAACCATCCCACTTACGTGCCAATCTGCCGCTACGCTTCGGACGAACGAGTGAAGTGCTGCAGCCGAAGGACCAGCAAGCACAATCAAAATTCTCTCTCAACCTCCCGCAACGGTTCGGCCGGTCTGAGGTGTGCAGCACGTGCAAACGCTCGGGAACTCCGCCGTCCGCCACGCTGCCTCAAAGATTCGGAAGAAGAAACTTGATAGACACCATTAGATGGCTTCCTATCCGCACTCTGTTCATTCTTGAGTCCAAGTCATCCGAAGACAAAATACG GACTTCATTTGATGACAGCTCTGAATGGGCAGAGAACACTGTAGAAAAAAGGGACAGAACGTTTATGGATTTTTGA